GAGACAAACTGGATCCAATGGTGAATAAAGCATCATGTTTGAACAAAGGCTATTATACCAGATATAACTGCACTGGTCGTTACAAACCTTTTTTTTGCGAAGGTCGTTAGAAACTTGGATCTTTGTACCTCTGTTCATATTAACGACCTTCACATCAACATCAAACACTCAACGATCTTCATTTTCATTATCAAATATTGATAGCAGTAGAGACAAATTTCCGGTCTGAATCTAGGAACGGAGATCTACAGAATCAATATCAAAGCTGTTGCATCAGATATCAGGACAAACTACAACTATATTAGATCTGGTTATTAATAATGATTTTTGAGTGAGCGGTAATAGTACATGAAGAATGGCATTTTTGGATTTAATTATAATACTGTGTGAAATGCTAGATATATTGCATATGCTGCCTGACTAATTAGAATAGACATGAGACCCTGCCACTTGTATGGCACTTTAGCTCATCAAATCCACGTGACATAACACTGAACTCCTCTTCACTAATCACTTTTCCAGTTTCTCTTAAATTATCAAGCGACTTTCCAAATGCAACAGAAACTCCTATATTTTTTATTGGTCATGTTAACAACTTCCTAAGAATTACATTGCAAGAAAAAACTTTTGTAAGGAATTTAATACTATTACTGCATGCCCGAGTTATCTAGAATTCAACCACCGATCGAGTTAAAACTTCCTACATAGTTATATTTATAAATCTATCTAAAGTACCACCTAAATCATTCGTTTAAGCACATATGCAGAAATAATCAATATTAAAATGAACAAATAATGCATCTGATAACATAGAGATGCCAGTATGAATCAATATAGAATTGAGATACAGTTAATCACTTGTTTACTGGACAGAAAGCCCCCCTTCTCAGCAAAGGCATACCAAGAGAATAGCATTGTGGATCTCCAGATCGTCAAGTTCAGTTGACCATTCCTTCTTGACTTTCTCCATCTGAACTTACACTACTAAATCCAACTATTTAAATTGTAGAAGAACAGAGAGACTGGCACTTAACAAATGATAATTTGAAATAAAATATCTCCAATCTTACTTCAGCTTCAACTTTTTCTAGTGATTTCTTTTTAAGTGACAATTGTCCTTGAATTGCCTACCAAAGAACATAATGAATGAAATGAAACGTGCTCAAGCAAGGTGCACACCCAAAGAACTGGGTGACTCCACACATCAAAATTCGAGATTGCAGAACTCGGCTACAAATTCTTCTTATCATGATGCAGTGTCATAATCACGCAAGAACTACAATTTCTGGCTTGACTGTGTctacaacacaaccaaactaaCTTTTAAGACCCAAGAACCCGGATTGCCTACCTTAGAGATCAACAAGATGCACAAATTGGCAGGACCCACCCAAGATCCTAGAGGCAGCCAAGAAACAGATAAGAGATGCTGACCTGGTGGATCGGGGGATACATGGAACTGGTGCAGACCGGACACTTAGGGAGGAGACTGGTCGCTGGAGGGATCAGCGACCCGACATTCACGCCTCTCGCACCCGTGCCTAGAGACCAACTCCTATACTCGCGCGGATCTCATTCGTCTACGTCTCCTCGCCATTTTGACTTTCTTGACAACAGCCGGTGGCGACGGAATCAGATCCTAGATCAACTAATTGCTATTGAGAGGAAGAAATAAGTAGGGTATATCAGTATATGTACCAGCCCATAGGTTCGCTCGCCAATTCGATCGACATTCTCGAAGCAGTTGACGTCGCGGGAGGTAGGATGGCGATGTAGGCGTGGGGGCGTcgcgggcagcggcggcggcggcgcttgcaATCACCACCACAGGCACGTCCACCAAGCAACACCTCCAACACCACGAAGCCGAGCGACGACCTATAAGACGGAGGAGGAGAAGGCATGGCTGACCCGGAGAGCGCTCGCGGTCGTCGCCCCTCCGTTCGCCATCGGACTCAGGCTGCGCGGCCCAAGGTAGGGCCGGCAGCACCACCACGACGGGGATGGGCCCTCCGCACCGTTCCGGCACGCCTGTGCCACCATTGTCACAGCCCGCCGCGCCACGCACCCCCCCCATCGGCCGCGCCGCCTTTATGGATGCCGGGGGCGGCCAGGAAGAGAGAGGCGATATGATTGGGGACTTCTGGATTCTCCGGCGATGTGAGGCATAGAGAATGGATAGAGAGAGAAAGAAACAGATGGTCAAAGCGGTGCTATCGGATCTAGAGTGGTAGAATCCAGAGAATGCTAAAAAGCACGGAGTGAGATCaggttgcatgtcaccgtgtgacatgcggcctaaagccAAATTTAAATTTTacgaaaaaatttgaaaaaaatcatgcatgttcacagcacatattaagacaACCCCTAAaattttcagatcaaaattcgaaacatacataaagaaacaaaaaagagaaatctgtcatgaatagttctcGAATTCAAATCTAAGTTTCTCTaagactattcacatctgagtttctcttttttgtttttcgatgtatgtttcgaattttgatctgaaatttttggagattatcttaatatgtgttgtgaacatgcatgatttttttcagattttttcgtaaAGTTTAAATTTGACTTTagcccgcatgtcacacggtgacatgcaaagaTCTCACTCCAAAAAGCACATCCGGCAGAACGTGCAAACCATTAAGTGCGTACCTCACTATGGTCCACCACCATCCCAGCATCAACACTGCTATGGACACACAGTAATACCCCAGAGCATCCAATCATCATAGGCCCAGAACATTATAAAACGAATTCCAACCTCTCCTAAATTCTTAGAAACCACCAAAACGGTACACGGaaataagggcatgtacaatggttccGACGAAAGGTGTCTGTTCAGTCGCTCCACGTCAGGTATAGACGACCCAACAGACAACGTATACAACAGTGAATTTATTTGGTTGGGTGTGTAACCACCAGACTTTCACGAGAAAGAGGGGATTCAGTTTTCCTAGCGTACGAGATCCAACCGACTCCTACTAGCCGCGAACTGATACAACGGGAATTCAGCAGTCTGTAAGCATCATATTTTCCGGCTGCAGATCGACTGCAATCTTACCGACGGGCTCAGTTCGTTTCTCCTTTTCTATCTCCCCACGTCATCAAAGTTCTTGCGTGGCCAGCGTTACCGACGGGTGACTGGatatcattgtacatgccctaaacaGTACCCACGAAACACACGTGTCAGCTCCACATTAAGACAAAAGATAACTCAAAATtatgagaaaaaaaaagtttgttCCCAAATAGTATAGTAGTTATGTTCCTTCAGTGGAAGGTGGCATTGCCTCCCTCCTCCTTGTCACCCCCATCAAAGCCCGCGACACCAGTGAAGCAGGCGGTTGGGATCTAGGCCCACTCTCCTTGGGTGGTGTGGACTGCGGCAGGCGGCGACCGTGGTGCATGCTTCCTGCTTTGTCGGCCGCGTTGGCAGCAAGGTTTTAGAGGTCGGAGGTCGAGGTGCGGGGCAGCTTTGTTTGCCCTGTTCCAGATCTTAGAGCaccgaaccgccgcggaagagcaaccgccggcctcttcgttttacgcgccgccgttaatccgcgcacattataaccccgcgtctacggtaattcaagttcaaccgCCTCCTTCTTCATCCTATTTTCTTCTTCAACACCGGCACGTCCTGAGCGATTACACGCTGTCGTCcgactcggagagcgagggcaagtcgcccggattcctgcattggtgggaatcgccggcgacgccaagcgatccgggctccacgccaagctaccctacctccacaccgagtgaggacgaggaggagggaggcggcaatggcagcgaaggccaggaggaggacggaggcggcgctgccagcgacgtggacgacgaggaggagggccaggaggaggaggaggactccgacagcAAGGCGGATGACAAGTCCAGGGCGCTGGCGCGGGCGGCGcgtcgtcgtccgttcaccgacgacgacgacgacggcgacgaagacgccatttcttccagtttcaagtcctcgacgggcgcgtcgtcctccagttccaacgacgaggtgacaagcaagaggcggaggagtttccacgacgacgacgacgcagggccttcgaacaagaaggccaaaaaatagttttagtttatatgtttttaaatttCTTCATATTTatatgttaaatatgtttgaatctaGTCGATTGACGTATCAGGTTAATTGTTTAGGCTATAATCTATTCGATTGGACCAACATGACATCATGAGTACATCTTTTTCGCGTTTAAACTTGATCATTCAATATAAACTGTAAAGAAGTAGCACAAAAAAAACAGTTgcatgtccaaaatgcgtcggaccgctggaggTAGCCCCCGACGCAAATGGACATTTCGCCCCTTGCGGTCAATTTGGCGTCCGcgaggcgacgcaaacggacgctcgcgatcacttttgagcgtccgaaatgcgtcacgCCGCTGAAGATGCCCTGAAAGCCACGGTTCCCATTCGAAGCCGTCGCCTCAATGGTGGTCGAGCAATGGGTAGGCTGGAGGTGGCCTGTGGCGGCTTTGGTTGTGCGGCGATGCCATCGCTTCGTGTTGACTAGCATGTgcctggtgtgtgtgtgtgtgctgacatCACTAAAATGTACTGAGAGGTAAGCTGAAATTTTATTCCGGAAGTTCTTGTTGTCCAAGGTTCTGCGTGCAAGCGCTGCTACAGATTGCGGAGTACGAATAAAGTTTATTTATGGCAAAAAAAAATCTTAATGGAAAGCATTTCACGGCAAAAGAAAAAATACAATTAAATTTGGCGTGCAATGCTTTCCAAAGAAAAAGGCTCCCGTGGAGTCGTGCAAGATATTTTGCTTCTGGTTGTGGTGCAGACGGTGAGCTGAGTCACGATCTAGTTGTTAGGGACGAGGCACGTGGTTTTGGTTCTACTCCGGTGTCGACACAATCCAGCCAGGCCATGACGCGCCCTCATGATGGATCTGACTCGGCGATGAGTAGTGAGGCGTACAGCAAACTAAACAACGGAAATCCTCGACGAATATCATATGACCTTGAAGTCTGATACTTTCGTCCGCTCTGGAATTTCGCTGTTCCTTGATCACCTGTCCCGTTCCGGCTGAATTGCAAGGTAGAAGCGCTGATGACGCAGCATCCTTGCCGAGAGAGGAGACTTACTATGTGCTACTTACTACTCCGTATTTGCTGAGAAAGTAGCAAATTATGTTTTCCTGTGCGACAGGGCTGTTTTACTTCACCAACGCGTTCTCGCGTCCTTGAGTGTAGTAGGATCTGATTTGTTGGTCGGACGTACTATGAAAATAAAGGTGACAAAAGAACACACCAAatgatttattttattttattgcaatatgGAAGATCTATTTATAAGCAGCATGATGAGACACCTAACGCCTGATGGGGTGAGCAGGGGTGAGAGCGGGTGCTTATGGCCTGAATCACTACGGGTATTGTCTAAGGATGATAAGACACCTCCTGATAGACATCCCTCCCTCCAGATATCCGAGAATCAATCTGTGGTTGGGTGGTTAGAAGTGCAATgacacccccagcccaccagagttcaaaccccaggtttaacACTGTGGCGTCTCATTAAAgacggaatattcttcagtgcgaggtgacgttcccgtcgacagcgatgcgcttgtggtgacttcgtcaatctaaaGGCCCGTCGGATGAAGTTTTTTGGACGCAGTCTCTCGGAGgtactcataggggtagggtgtgcatgCGTGCGTTTATAGAGATGAGTGTATGTGCGTATATGTGAGCATCTATGTATGtattgtgtttcgcaaaaaaagagACATCCCTCCTACATAATTGTTCACATGTTTTTAACTTAATTATTTATATTATTGTTCTTCTCAAATCCTATACTAGACTCCTTCCTCAATCGTTGATGTTCCACATATCAACCTTCCACCTCTCAAAACCTCCCCACATCGACCTCATACACCTCTCAACACCAGCTCGTTGGGCTCATCATCTGGTGAACGTTTTTTTTTTGTTAACCCAACGAAAGCTCTGTCTAGGTTTATAAGATGAAAAATAGGCCCACATACAAGCCTAGGAGCGATGTATTAAGGTACACGCCTGAAATCCACATATCCGGTCAAGCAAACCAAAACCACACACAACATAGTTTTTCAAGGAAAACGGATGACCGAAGGTCCCGCCCCCTCTAGGAATGGGAGCAGCCTCCACCGCAGCAAGGGCCAACGGCAGTGGCTGCGGGGAGGTTTTGGGTTTTCCTTGACCCCGAGTCACAAGAGAGTCACAAGAGGAGGCAACCCGGGTTCAACTATGCCTATCAATAACAACCAATTCCATGTTTTGTACAAGGaacatttaaccaattaccaagtGAAACTTAAGGCATGCCTTTAGTCAAAAAATTAAAATTATAGCTTTCAACATTTTTTTAACTAATAGATTGTAAACTATATAAAAATAACATGTATTGATTTGTACTGAAATCAAGTTTAAAATTTTGCGGTTTTTAGGCGTGTATTTTGAATTTTTGCTAGCTAGTGTCTGCTTTAAGGATTAAGTAAACTAAAGTTCCCTTTTAGTGCATTTTGCGTGTTTCTACTCCATTCGGTGTGATTATGCTCGCTCGTGTCACCGTTAGAAGGTGTACGAATGTTTAATTAATTGGTGAATTTGCGTGGAAGACAGTACGACAATAAAAATGACACGTTAAGATTTtactgttaagcttcatgcactagccacttgaactcgcctgtgacgggagaagagaaagtcaacacgtgaaagaagaagagcacaccgaaacagtgGTGGCTATAGagggggcaacagcaatttttaggcttaattgcgaaaaccatgtgaaagccaggatttgaactcgagacctggggctataataccatgttaagcttcatgcactagccacttgaaccaaaagtccaaactaatggaaagggctaggcaatccacatatacagttCACAACATTTACTCGGTCCATGCAGGAATGTAGGACGTTTTGACCATTTTCATTCaatttgttttgtatctagtctagttttaGTGTGTACGTTCATTTTTTTTAGTTTATTTATATCTATCTAGTTGAAAAGTATCTAGAACAGCTTATATTAGTGCAAGGATGGAGTACATCTTAATGACCATGATGCAACTGAAATTTGTGAAACGGGGATGGGGCCAGGTACATAAAAAAGAAACGGGCGAGGAGTGAAAAAAAAAACTCGAGTGCTTTGATTCATAGCATTAGCATCAAAATTCCGGACACTCAGGCACAGAGGATGACACGGAGTATGATTGGTCGGCTAGGCTAAACGCATGGTGATCTCTGCCCAAGATTGCATTCTGCAACCCAAAGGCTAGATGTTCCTTGCTACTGCGCTGTTTAATTAACTCTCCGTGGCTACATACATCCGGGAAGAAGGAAGCTTCGGGCGCCGCAGCGTCGTGCCTCGCCAGGCAGCACGTGATGCGTACCGGATCCTTCTCCGGCTCCGGCAAGAGCGCCGGAGCGAAATCATCCCAAAATCGATGGCTCTTCAGATCTCAGCCAGTACAAACAAAAGTTTCTCTCAGCCACGCGCGCAGCTTGGCGCCGTGCCGGTCAGCTCACGACGGACACCTTCCTCGTCTCCTGGTGCCCACGGCGTGCCGCTGCTCCGGAAGAAGAGTAGCGCTGCAGCCGCCGGGCGGCCTGCCTGGCGTAGACGGCGTCGAGCTGCATCTGCTCGTGGCGGCATCCCTCGCTGCAGAAGGGCGTGTCCCCTCTGTACATGAAGATGTCGCTGTCGCGCGCGAACGGCTTGGCGCAGAGCGCGCACGCGTCCAGCGTTGGCATGCCGGCCTCGCCTGCCGGCTCGGCGTCGAAGAAGAAGGAGCAGGCTACTGATGCCGTCATGGTGCTTGTGCTGGAGTTCTTGGAGCAAGGCCGCGCTTGATCGAACAGGGTGTTTGCTGCTTTTGGTGCCGGGGAGGAAGGATGAGGGGAGAGCGAGGTGGGTGAAGGGGAGAGGAATGCCTGGGTATATATGCTGCGCCTGCGCGGGGACGGAGACGGCGACGCAAGAGCGTCGGAAAACTGTGGTCCGGTGCTCCGCCGGGTCGGACGAGAACAATACCGCGCCCATGGGATGCTGGATGATGGAGCGGTGCGCCTTGTTTACTCGTGCTTTTGCCACGGTGGGTACAGTGGTGGGTGCAGGACACGCGGCTAGTCGGCTTCGCCGGACGAAAATGACAGGAATCATGTCATTGTCATGTCCGT
This region of Lolium perenne isolate Kyuss_39 chromosome 2, Kyuss_2.0, whole genome shotgun sequence genomic DNA includes:
- the LOC127336523 gene encoding FCS-Like Zinc finger 2-like; protein product: MTASVACSFFFDAEPAGEAGMPTLDACALCAKPFARDSDIFMYRGDTPFCSEGCRHEQMQLDAVYARQAARRLQRYSSSGAAARRGHQETRKVSVVS